Genomic DNA from Mycobacteroides chelonae CCUG 47445:
ACCGGCCAGTCCGATCCTCGGTATGTCGGCCAGTCCTCGCTCGGAACACCGTTGCGCGCGAACGCCACCCAGCGCTCTTGCACATCGTCGACCACCCGCGAGGCATCACGATGAGTAAAGCTCCCCGCCAAGAGCGGTCCGGCCGGACCACGGTAATTGCCGAAGACCGCGAGCAACTCGGTGGCATGCGAGCCGTTCAGGCCGGCGGCCCGCACGGGCCAGGGCGCGTAGTCGAACTGGTACACGTAAACCGGTGCGAATTGCTGATGCGCCCGGGCGATCCGCCACACCGAAGAGGTAAAGAACATGTCTCCAGCCAGCCGCAACCGGGCTTCCTTCGATGGATATCCCGGGTAAGCGCCAACAATCCGCTCGAGATACCCAGGGCCTCCGCGCGCAAGAATCTCCAGCTGTTCGGCTTCGGATAACGGCATCACCTTGATGGCCTTGGTGAAAAGCCTGGCTTCATCGGCGTTACTTCCGATGATCAGCGGAACTCGTTGCGCATCACCGCGTTCGATGGCATCGACGGGAGCGCTCGGCAAGTAGTCGCCATCGACCGAAGGCCCGAATGGAAATCCACCCTCGGCGATCAACTTGCGCTGTGCACGCAGGAGCTGCCGCGGCGAGGCGTTCATGACCGTCTCGGCAGCGTTATCAGGGCCAGCCCCAAGCAGTTCGGCGAATCGCCGGGCCTCATGCGCGATCGTGTCGGCGCCGGCGGCCAGGCCACTGGCGGTGCTTTGGATGATCGCGCGGTGGAACAACCCCGCAGCGGCGGGGGTGGTCATCAGCGTCTCGACGGCGCTGGCGCCGGCACTCTCGCCGAAGATGGTCACATTGTCCGGATCTCCGCCGAAGGCCCGGACATTGTCGCGAACCCACTGCAGGGCCAGCACGAGATCACGCAGGTACACGTTGCTTTCGATGACGTGCTCGGCATCGGACAGCGAGGACAGATCGAAGGCGCCCAGCGCCCCCACGCGATAGTTGGCCGA
This window encodes:
- a CDS encoding carboxylesterase/lipase family protein, giving the protein MAAAPKRVQVNSGIVEGFVRRGMRRFRGIPYAEPPVGPLRLKAPRPVQPWEGVRRCTRFGAVPYQPKVFTPQKRRSENCLTLNVVTPEELPDGPLPVMFYIYGGGYFLGASASPPYEGSILARRGCVYVSANYRVGALGAFDLSSLSDAEHVIESNVYLRDLVLALQWVRDNVRAFGGDPDNVTIFGESAGASAVETLMTTPAAAGLFHRAIIQSTASGLAAGADTIAHEARRFAELLGAGPDNAAETVMNASPRQLLRAQRKLIAEGGFPFGPSVDGDYLPSAPVDAIERGDAQRVPLIIGSNADEARLFTKAIKVMPLSEAEQLEILARGGPGYLERIVGAYPGYPSKEARLRLAGDMFFTSSVWRIARAHQQFAPVYVYQFDYAPWPVRAAGLNGSHATELLAVFGNYRGPAGPLLAGSFTHRDASRVVDDVQERWVAFARNGVPSEDWPTYRGSDWPVMVFDRVTCVEKNLGVDRRDVWAGFTLSAPQRPPKAS